Proteins co-encoded in one Microcoleus sp. AS-A8 genomic window:
- a CDS encoding CCA tRNA nucleotidyltransferase: MNWQNLDIASSVLSPETWPFSQEWLPPEACLVGGAVRDALLGRRGEYLDLDFVLPTDAVQTARQLAQQYNAGFVVLDPDRQIARVVFEQATVDLAQQEGDSLETDLRRRDFTINAIAYNPYTQELIDPLQGYADLQQGIIRMVSPKNLQDDPLRLLRAYRQAAQLGFKTEPATQSVIRQLAPLIQQIAAERVQVELGYLLKSPQGTACLRAAWEDKLLQGWFPDATAQGLAQVAAVDKAAILLEQIWPELGVELRASVGGKSASLVSLAKLACLLPSVPEAAEEQLLNLKYSRAEVRTGITAVKNLPQLLSHAASPMSIREQYFFFQDVGAVFPALAVLAVASGIRVEQVTPLIKRYLTPDDPVAHPTQLVTGKDLMRSLHLPAGRQIGQLLTTIGVARAEGRISTAAQALDLATQIIDTP; the protein is encoded by the coding sequence ATGAACTGGCAAAATCTAGACATCGCCTCTTCTGTCCTCTCTCCCGAAACTTGGCCTTTTAGCCAAGAGTGGCTACCCCCAGAGGCTTGCTTAGTCGGTGGTGCCGTGCGAGATGCCTTACTCGGAAGACGAGGTGAGTACCTGGACTTAGACTTTGTTTTGCCCACGGATGCCGTACAGACAGCGCGACAGCTAGCTCAACAGTACAACGCTGGATTTGTGGTACTCGATCCCGATCGCCAGATTGCGAGAGTGGTGTTCGAGCAGGCAACCGTTGATTTGGCTCAGCAAGAAGGCGACAGTCTGGAAACTGATTTGCGGCGGCGAGATTTTACAATCAATGCGATCGCCTACAATCCCTACACCCAAGAACTCATCGACCCACTCCAAGGTTATGCCGATTTGCAACAGGGTATCATCCGGATGGTATCGCCCAAAAATCTCCAAGATGACCCCTTGCGGCTACTACGAGCCTATCGGCAAGCCGCCCAGCTCGGTTTTAAGACTGAACCAGCCACCCAGTCAGTTATTCGCCAGCTAGCGCCTTTAATCCAGCAGATAGCCGCAGAACGAGTGCAGGTAGAATTAGGTTATTTGCTGAAATCCCCCCAAGGAACTGCCTGCCTAAGAGCGGCATGGGAGGATAAGTTGCTACAAGGGTGGTTTCCCGATGCAACCGCTCAAGGCTTAGCACAAGTTGCAGCCGTTGACAAGGCAGCTATTCTTTTAGAACAAATTTGGCCTGAACTTGGGGTAGAACTTCGAGCCTCAGTTGGCGGCAAGTCAGCCTCTTTGGTGAGTCTGGCGAAGTTGGCGTGTTTGCTGCCATCAGTGCCAGAAGCTGCTGAGGAACAATTATTGAATTTAAAGTATAGTCGCGCTGAGGTTCGCACAGGGATTACAGCGGTCAAAAACTTACCCCAGCTTTTGTCTCACGCCGCCTCTCCAATGTCTATCAGGGAGCAGTATTTTTTCTTTCAGGATGTGGGAGCAGTCTTTCCGGCTTTGGCAGTTCTGGCTGTGGCGTCTGGAATCCGTGTGGAGCAGGTTACACCTTTGATTAAGCGATATCTTACCCCTGACGATCCAGTGGCTCACCCGACTCAACTGGTAACGGGCAAAGATTTGATGCGATCGCTTCATCTTCCAGCAGGGCGGCAAATTGGTCAACTGCTCACGACTATCGGAGTTGCACGCGCCGAGGGGCGAATTTCCACAGCAGCGCAAGCCTTAGACTTAGCAACTCAGATAATTGACACTCCTTAA
- a CDS encoding Ycf34 family protein codes for MCICVNCHYVDRCTTYHAVEIQHEVPHLTETPDFEATEPTINVNIRPHQDYVEMEWDVVGCLSFKQETGKWAKLRPGELVPT; via the coding sequence ATGTGTATTTGCGTTAACTGCCACTATGTAGACCGCTGTACCACTTATCATGCTGTGGAAATTCAGCATGAGGTGCCGCACTTGACGGAAACCCCCGATTTTGAAGCGACAGAACCTACAATTAATGTTAATATCCGTCCCCATCAAGATTATGTGGAGATGGAATGGGATGTGGTGGGGTGCCTGAGCTTTAAGCAAGAAACCGGGAAATGGGCTAAGCTGCGTCCGGGTGAGTTGGTGCCGACTTGA
- a CDS encoding DedA family protein, with product MSFEFLSLETIQEIAKQYGYLAVFLGIALESLGIPIPGETITIVGGFLAGSGELDYWLVLGTASIGAVLGSSIGYWIGKLGGWALLERAGRLFRISEAQLIEVKREFGENAGRAVFFGRFVAFLRILASPMAGIVEMPFPQFMVFNIAGATVWASVMVTLSFFLGRIVPLEQLISWVAKFAIIALILVVAWFVVPGWLESRKLKQSSVSDQPPAPGE from the coding sequence ATGTCTTTTGAGTTTCTGTCACTGGAGACGATCCAGGAAATCGCTAAGCAGTATGGCTACTTAGCTGTTTTTCTAGGAATCGCCCTGGAAAGTTTAGGAATTCCCATACCGGGAGAAACGATTACCATAGTGGGCGGTTTTCTGGCAGGTAGTGGAGAACTGGATTATTGGCTAGTGCTAGGTACAGCAAGCATCGGTGCTGTTCTGGGCAGTAGCATTGGCTATTGGATTGGCAAACTGGGCGGTTGGGCTTTGTTGGAACGAGCGGGGCGGTTGTTTCGCATCAGTGAAGCGCAACTGATAGAAGTGAAAAGGGAGTTTGGGGAAAATGCGGGCAGAGCTGTATTTTTCGGCAGATTTGTAGCATTTCTACGGATTTTAGCGAGTCCAATGGCAGGAATTGTGGAAATGCCCTTCCCGCAATTCATGGTGTTCAATATAGCTGGTGCTACCGTTTGGGCATCGGTGATGGTGACTTTATCGTTCTTTCTCGGACGGATCGTACCACTGGAACAGTTAATCTCTTGGGTCGCTAAATTTGCGATCATTGCTCTTATCCTGGTGGTTGCTTGGTTTGTGGTTCCTGGATGGTTAGAGTCACGAAAGCTGAAACAATCATCGGTTAGCGATCAGCCTCCAGCACCAGGAGAGTAA
- a CDS encoding Uma2 family endonuclease — MSVSTQPNAPNSRQTLVVPTEPVWRFSVAQYHEMIRLGILTEDDPVELLEGWIIQKMPKNPPHRASTKLTRNALEEIVPEGWYVDAQEPITLLDSEPEPDVVVVRGNTRDYLDRHPGSQDLALVVEIADSTLERDRTSKKRLYARAGILVYWIVNLPEQKLEVYTQPIDLAQEPTYQQHQDYSLSDEVSVAIEGREVGRLRVRDLLP; from the coding sequence GTGTCTGTCTCCACTCAACCCAATGCACCAAACTCCAGGCAAACTCTGGTTGTGCCGACCGAACCAGTTTGGCGCTTCAGTGTTGCTCAGTACCACGAGATGATTCGCTTAGGCATTCTAACCGAAGATGATCCAGTGGAATTGCTTGAAGGGTGGATTATTCAAAAAATGCCAAAAAATCCACCACATCGCGCTTCAACCAAACTGACTCGCAATGCTTTGGAAGAGATTGTGCCAGAGGGATGGTATGTCGATGCCCAAGAACCCATTACTCTCTTAGATAGTGAGCCAGAGCCAGATGTCGTCGTTGTCCGAGGTAATACTCGTGATTATCTTGATCGCCATCCGGGTTCCCAAGATTTAGCTTTGGTTGTTGAAATTGCAGACTCTACGCTAGAGCGAGATAGAACTTCCAAAAAACGACTCTACGCCCGTGCAGGCATTCTGGTTTATTGGATCGTCAACCTTCCTGAACAAAAACTAGAAGTTTACACACAACCCATCGACTTAGCTCAAGAACCAACTTATCAGCAGCACCAAGATTACAGCCTGTCGGATGAAGTTTCTGTTGCAATTGAGGGACGTGAAGTTGGTCGCTTAAGAGTGCGGGATTTATTACCGTAA
- a CDS encoding XisI protein, with protein sequence MDTSENYRKIIKSVLEPYTKIPYAHGELTCKAVFDEVADSYLLITLGWDTATRVHGCLVHLDIIDGKVWVQRDDTEDGVTNELVAAGIPKEKIVLGFHPPDVRQYTGYAVA encoded by the coding sequence ATGGATACTTCAGAGAACTATCGGAAGATTATCAAGAGCGTTCTTGAACCCTACACTAAAATTCCATACGCTCATGGAGAACTTACTTGTAAAGCCGTTTTTGATGAAGTAGCTGATAGCTATTTATTGATTACTCTTGGTTGGGATACTGCAACGCGGGTTCATGGATGCCTTGTTCATCTTGATATTATCGATGGCAAGGTTTGGGTGCAGCGAGATGATACAGAAGATGGCGTGACGAACGAACTGGTTGCTGCGGGAATTCCTAAAGAGAAAATTGTTTTGGGGTTTCACCCACCGGATGTGAGGCAGTATACAGGATACGCTGTGGCGTAG
- the argG gene encoding argininosuccinate synthase: MKAQDLKGKTIAFAGSGGLDSCTITRWLTDQGVRVVCFTADLGQPDEDDTEAIRQRMLLAGAADFVLLPAREAIAQAGLSVIQSQACYEGRYWNTTGIARCVLAKAMIQEMQKKGLTIFSHGATGRGNDQVRFQLITNMLAPEFEVYAPWRDEEFLARFPGRSEMIDFCEEKGLSVSATKDKPYSTDANLLGLTHESGLLESLSTPAHFVKPIMGCYPAEAPDQAEEFTVHFEQGRPVSINGSSVDLVEAFVQTNAIGGRHGIGIGTHLVENRFVGIKSRGVYESPGVEILGTCYALLLQLILDRRSREFFDQLSLLIAKQIYQGYWFDLATQMALQAIQPTAELATGTITVSLYKGNISFVSATNTSHSLYSEENASMEGIGSYNHADSEGLLRVLGVSARVLATSGQIKD; encoded by the coding sequence ATGAAAGCTCAAGATTTGAAAGGAAAAACGATTGCATTTGCTGGATCTGGTGGTCTGGATAGCTGCACCATCACCCGTTGGCTGACCGATCAGGGGGTACGGGTTGTGTGTTTTACCGCCGACCTAGGGCAACCGGATGAAGACGATACAGAAGCAATTCGTCAGCGGATGCTCTTAGCGGGGGCAGCAGATTTTGTCTTGTTACCTGCACGAGAAGCGATCGCACAAGCGGGTCTTAGTGTGATTCAATCTCAAGCCTGCTATGAAGGACGCTACTGGAATACTACAGGAATCGCCCGGTGTGTCCTAGCCAAAGCCATGATTCAGGAGATGCAAAAGAAGGGGCTGACAATCTTCAGTCATGGCGCAACCGGACGAGGCAACGATCAAGTCCGTTTTCAACTGATCACCAATATGCTTGCTCCAGAGTTTGAGGTGTATGCGCCCTGGCGGGATGAGGAATTTTTAGCGCGTTTTCCGGGTCGCAGCGAGATGATTGACTTTTGTGAAGAAAAGGGACTCTCCGTCTCGGCGACGAAAGATAAGCCTTATTCCACCGATGCTAATTTGCTCGGTCTAACCCACGAATCGGGATTACTGGAATCTCTATCAACTCCGGCGCATTTTGTCAAGCCAATTATGGGTTGCTATCCTGCCGAGGCTCCCGATCAAGCGGAGGAGTTCACGGTACACTTTGAGCAAGGTCGTCCGGTTTCGATTAATGGCAGTTCGGTAGACTTAGTTGAGGCATTTGTTCAGACGAATGCGATCGGCGGGCGTCATGGTATCGGGATTGGCACTCATTTAGTCGAGAATCGCTTCGTGGGGATTAAGTCACGGGGTGTTTATGAAAGCCCAGGTGTAGAAATACTAGGAACTTGTTATGCCTTGTTGCTGCAACTGATTTTAGATCGCCGTTCTCGTGAATTCTTTGACCAATTATCTTTATTAATTGCCAAGCAAATCTATCAGGGGTATTGGTTTGACTTGGCTACTCAGATGGCATTGCAAGCGATTCAACCCACAGCAGAATTGGCGACAGGAACGATTACGGTTTCTCTTTATAAAGGGAATATCTCGTTTGTTTCGGCAACGAATACATCTCATTCCCTCTATTCAGAAGAGAATGCCTCGATGGAAGGGATTGGTAGTTATAATCATGCCGATTCGGAGGGATTGTTACGGGTGTTGGGTGTGAGTGCGCGTGTACTCGCTACAAGTGGTCAAATTAAGGATTGA
- a CDS encoding ATP-binding protein — protein MQSLDRSEHFPLDMALAGFPSSNLYTSASNSLGLDGEEHKSPQELAQSLNAEVSASSQEQPLNPFAQVPPSPQFIEQVIRNLPGVVYLFDAIAQRSVYLSPQAAELLGYSVDGVMAMGANFVATIMHPEDFARFPRHLEQLERAQSSDLVEFKYRMRHANGEWRWFASQDRVFHRSAAGQLHQVLGFAQDITECKCIEDDRKQAEEALRQSRDLHETVFNASSDALFLVDPEILRTVDCNQRAVELFEASGKEELIGIEGHTLQRQQFTPNELDAIVADMHKGVWIKEIEYVTRQGNYFWGNLAAKSIRFGERNVHLVRITDVTDGKQAEAALLQSQAQLQQQLAEIEAIYQSAPIGLNVLDTDFRFVRINQRLAEMNGLPVEAHIGRTLREVLPDMAEAAEQILRPILETGEPILNVEISGETPAQPGVQRIWLEHFLPLKNGDRIIGISTVCEEITERKRIEDDRKQAEEALRQSEAQLRQQTEQLAHANRIKDEFLAVLSPELRTPLNPILGWAKLLQTRNFSQEQTRQALSTIERNAKLQVQLIDDLLDISRIIRGKLSLNCTPVSLLTPITAAIETVHQVAWAKSIAIETRLDPTVREVSGDAGRLQQVVWNLLLNAIKFTPEGGRVTVRLEQVERYAQIQVSDTGKGIRPDFLPHLFEMFRQQDSSTTRQFGGLGLGLAISRQLVEAHGGTISAASAGEGEGATFTVRLPLIPASQSVVPKPPSVNQSSNLQGIQVLVVDDETDTLQFLQVLLEQKGAIVTTVTSAQTALDVMAQSSINVLVSDIQMPQMDGYALIHQVRSLPQLRNLPAIALTAYAYESDRERLLAAGYQQHLAKPINPHVLIGAIAELAR, from the coding sequence ATGCAAAGCCTCGATCGCTCCGAACACTTCCCGCTCGATATGGCATTGGCTGGTTTTCCCTCTTCAAACCTTTATACAAGCGCATCGAACTCTCTTGGGTTAGACGGAGAGGAACACAAAAGCCCGCAAGAGCTAGCACAATCCCTAAACGCAGAGGTATCGGCTTCATCTCAGGAGCAACCCCTCAATCCCTTCGCTCAGGTGCCGCCAAGCCCACAATTCATTGAGCAAGTCATCCGCAATTTACCGGGAGTCGTTTATCTATTTGATGCGATCGCTCAACGGTCTGTCTACCTTAGCCCGCAAGCAGCAGAATTACTGGGTTACTCAGTTGATGGAGTAATGGCAATGGGAGCCAACTTTGTTGCCACCATTATGCATCCAGAGGATTTTGCCCGATTCCCACGGCACCTAGAGCAACTTGAGCGCGCTCAATCCAGTGACTTAGTGGAATTCAAATACCGGATGCGTCATGCCAATGGCGAGTGGCGTTGGTTTGCCAGTCAAGATCGGGTATTTCACCGCAGCGCAGCCGGTCAGTTGCATCAAGTACTGGGATTTGCTCAAGACATTACAGAGTGCAAGTGCATCGAAGACGATCGCAAACAGGCAGAAGAAGCGCTGCGACAGAGTAGAGATTTACATGAAACTGTTTTCAACGCATCCAGTGACGCCCTGTTCCTGGTCGATCCCGAAATTCTGCGGACGGTAGACTGTAACCAGCGAGCAGTGGAGTTGTTTGAAGCAAGTGGCAAGGAAGAGTTAATTGGTATTGAAGGGCATACGCTGCAACGGCAACAATTTACACCCAATGAACTAGATGCCATTGTTGCTGATATGCACAAGGGGGTTTGGATTAAAGAAATTGAATATGTTACCCGTCAAGGCAATTACTTCTGGGGCAATCTAGCGGCTAAATCCATCCGCTTTGGGGAGCGGAACGTGCATTTGGTGCGAATCACTGATGTCACCGATGGCAAACAAGCAGAAGCCGCTTTGCTCCAGAGTCAGGCACAGCTTCAGCAGCAACTGGCTGAAATTGAAGCCATCTACCAATCAGCCCCAATAGGTTTAAACGTCTTAGATACCGACTTCCGCTTTGTGCGGATTAACCAGCGACTGGCAGAAATGAATGGGCTTCCCGTTGAAGCCCATATCGGTCGCACGTTGCGTGAGGTGCTACCCGATATGGCTGAGGCAGCCGAACAGATATTGCGCCCCATCTTGGAAACGGGGGAACCGATTCTGAATGTGGAAATTAGCGGGGAAACTCCGGCTCAACCGGGTGTGCAGCGAATCTGGTTAGAGCACTTTTTGCCGTTAAAGAATGGCGATCGCATTATTGGGATCAGTACGGTTTGCGAGGAAATTACTGAGCGCAAGCGCATCGAAGACGATCGCAAACAGGCAGAGGAAGCACTGCGCCAGAGCGAAGCTCAGCTACGACAACAGACTGAGCAGCTTGCTCACGCTAACCGAATCAAAGATGAATTTTTGGCAGTTCTTTCCCCTGAACTGCGAACACCCCTCAATCCGATTCTTGGCTGGGCCAAGCTCTTGCAAACCCGTAACTTTAGCCAGGAGCAAACCCGGCAGGCTCTCTCCACGATCGAACGCAATGCCAAGCTGCAAGTGCAACTGATTGACGACTTGCTGGATATCTCTCGCATCATCCGAGGGAAATTAAGCCTCAATTGTACTCCTGTATCGCTGCTGACCCCAATTACGGCGGCAATTGAAACTGTGCATCAAGTGGCTTGGGCTAAATCAATCGCGATCGAAACAAGGCTAGACCCTACCGTGAGAGAGGTTTCAGGCGATGCCGGAAGGCTACAACAAGTCGTATGGAACTTGCTGTTAAATGCGATCAAATTTACGCCAGAAGGTGGTCGCGTGACAGTGCGATTAGAACAAGTCGAGCGCTATGCCCAAATTCAAGTCAGTGATACGGGTAAAGGCATCCGTCCAGATTTTCTGCCCCACCTGTTTGAAATGTTCCGCCAGCAAGATAGTTCCACAACTCGCCAGTTTGGGGGTTTGGGGTTAGGTTTGGCTATCTCTCGGCAACTGGTTGAGGCGCATGGAGGCACAATTTCGGCAGCCAGTGCTGGAGAAGGAGAGGGGGCTACCTTTACCGTCAGACTGCCGCTGATTCCGGCATCCCAATCGGTCGTTCCTAAGCCGCCCTCGGTGAATCAGTCATCGAACTTACAAGGCATCCAGGTATTAGTCGTAGATGATGAGACGGATACGTTGCAGTTTCTCCAGGTGCTGCTGGAACAAAAAGGGGCGATCGTCACGACGGTTACATCAGCTCAAACGGCACTGGATGTCATGGCTCAATCTTCAATTAATGTGTTGGTGAGCGATATTCAGATGCCGCAGATGGATGGTTATGCATTGATTCATCAAGTGCGATCGCTGCCACAGTTGAGGAATCTTCCAGCGATTGCGCTCACCGCTTATGCCTATGAATCCGACCGAGAACGATTACTAGCAGCAGGCTACCAGCAGCATCTTGCCAAGCCGATTAATCCCCATGTGTTGATTGGGGCGATCGCTGAACTGGCAAGATGA
- the cpdA gene encoding 3',5'-cyclic-AMP phosphodiesterase codes for MIQASPLLIAQVTDIHLFANPTQELLGLPTAKSFHAVLEQLQKLLPQPDLLLLTGDLSQDETPESYQYLQDWLKPLGIPTYWLPGNHDQPSVIAQVFNQAPISPKKSFSAGGWQFLLLSTAVSGQVYGQLSPESLAWLDLQLQQNREQPTLISFHHPPFSVHSDWLDRISLQNADELFAVIDRHPQVRLVVFGHIHQEFERSRHGVSYLGCPSTCFQFMPKSDNFALDNANPGFRLISLYPDGSFHTQVERVEYVYELYTGANGY; via the coding sequence ATGATCCAAGCCTCTCCACTGCTAATTGCTCAAGTTACAGATATTCACCTGTTTGCTAATCCAACGCAAGAACTCTTGGGGCTTCCAACCGCGAAGTCTTTCCATGCCGTTCTAGAACAATTGCAAAAACTGTTACCCCAACCCGATCTCCTGCTACTCACAGGAGACTTATCTCAAGATGAGACACCGGAATCTTATCAGTATCTGCAAGACTGGCTTAAACCCTTGGGAATCCCAACCTACTGGCTACCCGGCAACCATGACCAACCTTCAGTAATCGCTCAGGTGTTCAATCAGGCTCCGATTTCCCCTAAAAAGTCTTTCTCTGCCGGAGGCTGGCAGTTTCTGCTACTAAGCACAGCCGTTTCAGGCCAAGTCTATGGTCAGCTATCACCAGAAAGTTTAGCTTGGCTCGATCTACAGTTACAACAGAACCGTGAACAACCGACTCTTATTAGTTTCCATCATCCACCGTTTTCAGTCCATTCAGATTGGCTCGATCGCATTTCCCTACAGAATGCGGATGAGCTGTTTGCCGTGATTGACCGCCATCCACAGGTGCGTTTGGTAGTCTTTGGTCATATTCATCAGGAATTTGAGCGATCGCGTCACGGCGTTAGCTACTTGGGTTGTCCCTCAACTTGCTTTCAGTTTATGCCTAAAAGTGACAACTTTGCCTTGGACAACGCCAACCCCGGATTTCGCTTAATCAGCCTCTATCCCGATGGCTCATTCCACACCCAAGTTGAGCGGGTGGAATACGTCTACGAACTCTATACAGGCGCAAACGGCTATTGA
- a CDS encoding pentapeptide repeat-containing protein — MNRPEYRIPSEYRISEDKAEEVFTLAAQLYAQHNQSYSVKELMDAGTEARIPPEFIQQAIDELQIQHSPTQQPVPMTQNKKYLIGLAIGLPLLAAIAGIGWLLARNAATNAQVQPPPPPVQQPITSQPSLTNPNPVVTNFKCANLNLSGQNFSSKNLSQADCTEANLAKTNLSKTNLQSSNLSKANLSNANLQDANLRGADLTEADLSNANLSGANLEGANLSKTDLRGANLNKAKINRTDLTEAKLDGANVNLNGTKQ; from the coding sequence ATGAACCGCCCAGAATATCGAATTCCTTCAGAGTATCGCATTTCTGAAGATAAAGCTGAGGAAGTTTTTACGCTTGCGGCTCAATTGTACGCCCAGCACAATCAAAGCTATTCTGTTAAAGAGCTGATGGACGCTGGAACAGAGGCAAGAATTCCGCCAGAGTTTATTCAACAAGCGATCGATGAGCTTCAGATTCAGCATTCGCCCACTCAACAACCCGTACCAATGACTCAAAATAAAAAATACCTCATTGGTCTGGCGATCGGGTTACCACTCCTTGCCGCCATTGCTGGCATAGGATGGCTCCTTGCCAGGAATGCTGCCACCAATGCACAGGTTCAACCACCACCACCACCGGTACAACAACCGATTACGAGTCAACCTTCACTGACTAACCCCAATCCGGTTGTGACTAATTTCAAGTGTGCAAATTTAAATCTTTCGGGACAGAATTTTAGTAGCAAGAATCTGAGTCAAGCAGATTGTACCGAAGCGAATTTGGCTAAGACTAATTTGAGTAAGACCAATCTGCAAAGTTCTAACCTGAGTAAGGCTAATTTAAGCAATGCGAACCTGCAAGATGCCAATCTCAGGGGAGCCGATTTAACTGAGGCCGATTTAAGCAACGCCAATTTGAGTGGTGCGAACCTGGAAGGTGCTAACTTGAGCAAGACAGATTTGCGGGGGGCGAATCTGAACAAGGCGAAAATCAACAGAACCGATTTAACTGAAGCTAAGTTAGACGGTGCGAACGTCAACCTCAATGGCACTAAACAATAG
- a CDS encoding DUF760 domain-containing protein has translation MNHLSNSGSELFGSEGERSNLLWQYVQSMNPEIVAQLSKPPLEVAQVMERNLVSMLGHLPHEHFGVTITTSREQLGRLLSSAMMSGYFLHNAQQRMVFEKSWQQAAEDKEKED, from the coding sequence ATGAACCATCTGTCAAATTCAGGTTCCGAGCTCTTCGGCAGCGAAGGGGAACGCAGTAACTTGCTGTGGCAATACGTTCAATCTATGAACCCAGAGATAGTTGCTCAACTCTCCAAACCGCCTTTGGAAGTGGCGCAGGTGATGGAACGCAACCTTGTCAGTATGCTAGGACACTTACCTCATGAACACTTTGGAGTTACAATCACCACGAGTCGCGAACAGCTTGGTCGGCTTTTGTCCTCTGCAATGATGAGTGGCTACTTTCTGCACAATGCTCAACAGCGAATGGTATTTGAAAAGTCTTGGCAACAAGCAGCAGAAGATAAGGAAAAAGAAGATTAG